The stretch of DNA CAACAAGCGAGATTAGTTATGATGTGGCGTGTACCTGGAATGGTTGAGTTAGAAAAGACTTACGCTTTAGATATTTTGGCAGTAATTTTGGGACAAGGAAAAGTTTCAAGATTGTATCGAGATTTGAGAGAAGAAAGAGGTTTAGTGACTCAAATCAGTGTTAGTAATATGACTCAAACTCATCAAGGTGTATTTTATATTTCTGCTCAATTACCAACAGAAAACCTGGAAGTAGTTGAAGAAGCGATCGCGCAACATCTTAATCAATTACACACTGAACCTATTGCTACCAAGGATTTAGCTCGCATCCGTACTCAAGTAGCTAATCGATTTGTCTTTGCTAATGAACGACCAAGCGATCGCGCTGATCTTTATGGTTATTATTATTCTCAACTACAGGATCTACAACCAGCCTTAAATTATCCTCAACATATTCAAGCCATAGACGTTGCAGATCTACAGTTAGCAGCACAAGAATACCTCTCACCTAATGCTTATGGTGTAGTTGTAATTAAACCAGCTAATCAATAAGTTTTATTTATAAATGAGTCCAAAAATCCCCTGATTGATTTAATTCATCGGATTTTTGATGATAAAAATCATTAATAGTTTGAATTACTTCGGTTAAGTCTCGAAAATCTAGACCATTATCCCTAATTTGCCAATAACATTCGTCTAAACTATGCCAATCCTGACATTGAGCAAGCAACTTGAGACAGTTTTCTTGCCATTTTAACGCCTCCTTTTGCCTAGCTAATTTCAACAATAAACGTGAGGCTTCGGTTTGAAATTGAGGTGATTTTTGCTGCCAAGCTTTCTGTAACTGCGTTAAGCGATCGCCAGAATAGTATTTGGCGTGATATTTTAATTCATAACGCAACATTGCGCCCAACTGTTCAAAGAAAACCACATCTTGACAAGATTCAATCAACAATAAAGCATCTTCAAACCAAAAAGATAAACAACGATAGCTGACAAATTTACTTCCTTTACCCACCAATTTGACCCAAATCTGCTGCACCCAGTAATTAATCGCTTCAATTTCTTCAATCTTTACTCCCAAAAGTGAGGCAATTTCGGTTTTCGCGCGATCGCTTTGCCAATGATCGGGATTAATTGCCCCTCCTTCAATTAAACTGAACTCCTTCAGCATAATTTATGATCCCCCCGTTCGCTGATCTTAGGATAAGGTAAAAAATTAAAGACAACTAAATCTTAATCTAATCAAACAATATGGCAGTTCGTCAGGATACTCTTTGGCAAAAATTTTTACAACCGATTTTTAACCTTTTGATTGAGCGAGAATCTTTACAGCAGTTAGCTGACAGGATTGACTGGCAAACGAGTTGCGATCGCTTAACTAATTCTGATTTAGTTTATCCCCAGTATTATAGTTCGCAAAATTTCCATGGCATTAAAAATGGATATCTGACTTCTGGTGCAGCAGTAACTTACGACCCAGTTACTCAGTATGTTTTACCTCCTAATGAAACTTGGGTTAGACAAGAGTTGATTCAAGTCATTGCTGGACAACCACGCAGGATTTTGGATCTTGGCTGTGGTACGGGTTCAACTACAATTATGCTAAAACAAGCTTTTCCTGATGCTGAAGTGATTGGCTTAGATTTATCTCCTTATATGCTAGTGATGGCAGACTATAAAGCCAAGCAAGCAGGATTAAACATCCAATGGCAACATGGCAAAGCAGAAGCAACCCCTTTCGCCAACCAGCAATTTGATTTAGTTACCGCCTCTTTATTGTTTCACGAAACTCCTCCTGCGATTTCCCAAGCAATTTTGCAAGAATGTTTTCGTCTCTTAGTACCAGGGGGACAAGTAATTATTCTCGATGGCAATCAAAAAACTCTTCGTCATACTGAATGGTTAACTAATATTTTTGAAGAACCATATATTCAAGCTTATGCTGCTAGCAGTGTTGATGCTTGGTTGGGTGCAGCAGGTTTTGTCAACATCCGTACCGAAGAAGTTTGGTTGACAAATCAAGTTAGTTGGGGACAAAAACCAATCCCTAGCAATCATCCAATTCAATTACAATCAATAGATAATGGACAAATGCCATCACCTGCTTGGTAAGTTGGATCGATTCATGGTTAATTGTTAACTAAGTTAGACAAAATATTAACCAATAGCAATTAACCATAATTATTAATTACAAATGACTTTAAAAGCAATTTTATTTGACTTCAACGGCGTAATTATTAATGACGAAGCGATTCATCAAGAACTAATTAATCATATTCTCCTCGGTGAAAATCTACGTCCAGAAGAATCAGAATATCGAGAAATTTGTTTGGGAAGAAGCGATCGCATTTGTCTCAAAAATATTCTCGTTCATCGCGGTAGATTTGTAACAGATGAATATATTGATAAATTAGTAGCCAATAAAAGCCTAGCTTACCAAGAAAAATTAACACAATTAGAAACCTTACCTATTTATCCTGAAATAACAGAATTTCTAGCTCAAATTCAACAAAGAGGATTAATAATTGGTTTAGTTACAGGAGCATTAAAAGCAGAAGTACAATTAGTTCTACAACGTGCCAAGATAGAATCCTATTTTTCTGTCATAGTAGCTGGAGATGACATCAATCAAAGCAAACCCGAACCAGATGGCTATCTACTAGCAGTTCAATTAATTAATCAAAACAATCATAACCTCAATTTACAACCATCCGAATGTTTAGCGATCGAAGATACCTATGCTGGAATTGAAGCTGCCAAAAAAGCTGGTATCCAAGTAGTAGGAATTGCCAACACCCATCCTTTTCATATGTTGCAGCGTAAAGCTAACTGGACAGTAGATTATTTATCTGATCTCGAACTAGATCGAATTAATCAAGTTTGTTTATCTCTCTAAAGCTAACAAGGAATACAAAGGAGGATGTTAAAATACTTTTTAATTGGGGAATTAGCTCAGTTGGTAGAGTGCTGCGATCGCACCGCAGAGGTCAGGGGTTCGACCCCCCTATTCTCCATTGTTTTGTACAGTAGAATACACGGGGATTTTCACACCTAACCTCAGCTTGCTTTAGCACTCATTTACTCATTTCTTACTCACTTAACCTTCAATCTACCCTAATAGAGAGAGTAAAAAAAGAGTTTTCATCAAAAAAACTAGATCAAGCTCTCAAAGCAAGCTGGTAATTTTGACTGGTGTACCGCGTGACCATCTCTATTTTGCGCTCTACTGCTAATTTACAGGCTAAGACATCGTTACAGTGTGTTTTATCATGCGATCAAGGACAAAATCGAAGCTCATATATTGCTTTGTAAAGTTATCAAACGTTAACTTGCTTTAAAAAAGCTTTTTTTTGTAGTATTAGTTACAGAAAATATTTAATTATTAGCTTAAGCATAAGCATTTCACTAACCACTAATTACAAATTAATCTTTGTAGTTGTGATTCAGGTTAGTTGAGAGTGAAATTGTGTCTAGCTAATCTGGTTGGCATTAATAAAACTACTTTCCAGATTGAAAGAGCTTATACTCAAGTTCTTAGAAGATTTTGTTGGTTTTGATGAATTTGATTGATCGACTACAGAGTCTTTAATTGACTAATTTTGCTCAATAACGAGATGCAAGGTGTGATAGACCAAATTTTGTTTCTTTATTCATCATTTCAGCTATGGCAAAACTTGTTGTTCAACCAAAAGATTTTCAACCTCAATGGTGTTTTGTTCCTCTAAAGCAAAGCCATTATGAGAATCGTCAGCTTTATCCTCTCAATACTTGGGTGCGATTATTAGATTTACCCAATTCTTGGTGTGACGATGAAGCTTTACTCTTGTGTCAGCATTCCGATTCCGAATGGGTAGCTTGGATTCCTAATTATGGAGAAATGATTCTTCATCATAGTCAATTTTGTTTTGAGCCTCAATGGTCATCAGCTAGTTGAATTCCGCCACTAGAAAGCTTAGTAACCCACAAACTTAATTCAGGATCGCTTATACTTGCTTCTACTTGTTGTTTGACTTGTTGAGCTTTTTGTTCGGATTCACAAAGGGCAAAAACCGTAGGACCAGAACCAGACATCATTGTTCCTAAAACATCTAATTCAGCAAAAGCTATTTTTACTTGAGCTACTTGAGAATGGTGGGTTAAAACTATTTTTTCTAAGTCGTTGTACAGTAGTTTACCAATTTTTACTCCATTTTGCTCAATAATTGCTTTCACTAAGGGACTAGAATGAACTTCTGCCCTTCGTAATTTAATATCTTCTGGATCGCTAAGATAAGATTGACTATATTGTTGGCGATAGGTTTGATAAGCCCAAGCAGTAGAAACGCTGAGATTGTTATATTTAGCGAGAACAACCCATAAATTATTGAGATTTCTAATTGGGTCTAGTTTTTCTCCTCGACCAGTTGCGATCGCAGTTCCTCCAGATAGACAAAAAGGGATATCTGAACCTAATTGGGCTGCCAAATCTTGTAATTCTGGGTGAGTTAAACCGAGTTGCCACATCAAATTGAGTCCTACTAAAACGGCTGCTGCATTGGTAGAACCTCCTGCCAAACCTGCTGCTACAGGAATATTTTTTTCAATAGTAAGATCAATCCCACCATAGTTGGCATAAACGTCGGGAAAAGTATCGCAAATTAGTTTAGCAGCCCGATAAGCCAAATTAGACTTGTCTTTAGGTACTTGAGGATGATTACAGTGAAGACGAATATCTTCGGCATCGCTTGGTTTGATGTGAATTTTGTCTGCTAGTTCGATGCTTTGCAAAATCATCACTAACTCATGAAATCCATCATAGCGATCGCCAAGTATTTCTAGATAAAGATTAATTTTAGCAGGAGCAATTAAAGAATAAGAATGCATAGTTGCTGTTTAAGAGGAAAAGTAAAACCCAGAAAGATTATTTTACAACTGTGTTTAGTCTTATTTTCTTTAGAATTAAGCATTGCAAATGTTAATCTTGGGCAGAAGCGATCGCTTTACAGGTAAAGTTCTGACTCAACCGACAAATTTTATACCGTCAGTTTGCAGGCAAATTTTTATGCTGCGTGTTCTTTTAACTAATCTATCACCTCATCAACATTTTTATCAGGTGGAAAAACTGGATAGAAGACTTGAAGATCAGATTATTAATTTTTTGGTAAAGCTTATTTTTTGGTTATTTAGCTAAATTCCTGGTAATTACTGAGTTTAATCTCTCAAAAATATAAAAATATTGTCTATTGTAAATAAAATTTAGTTGTAGTGAAGACTATTTATTACTGCGGAGTCTAAAAATATTTAGCAACTATAAAATTATTGATTTATTTAAAATTGAATAACTATTTTTACTAATATACAAAGAATGAAATTCCCGATTTAATAAGATATACAAAGAAAACGTCGATTAGATTTAATCAAGTCAAACTATTATCTAAATTCTCAATTTTTACTTTGAAATAACTTAATGCTCCTTCTCTAAATTTAATTTTTTGCCTATACTGTTCCAGGTATAGGTTTTTTTTTGTTTAAAATTTTCGGAAAGTGACTTCTTTAACTATTTAGATAAGCTTAGATCAGCATAACAGTCTTAAAATTATCGTCAATGCAATATTTTCAATTTATTCCTCGCTGCTTAGACACATTTGCTTTATTTCCTGCACCTATTACCGATCCGGTGGCAGTATTTTTAGTTATTTTGACAATTATGCTGCTAGCACCTTTATTATTTGAACGACTCCGCTTACCAGGAATTGTCGGTTTAATTCTAGCAGGAGTAATAGTTGGTCCTAATGGATTAGGTTTATTAGAAAGAGACAGCAATATTATTTTATTGGGAACAGTTGGCTTACTGTTTCTCATGTTTATGGCAGGATTGGAAACTAGTCTTGACGATCTTAAAGATAACGGTGATAAAGCCCTAATTTTTGGATTAGCAACCTTTATTCTGCCAATGATCATCGGTACTTTGGCGATGCGTCCCCTAGGATACGGTTGGTTAGCAGCGATTTTAGTAGCTTCTTGTTTTGCTTCTCATACCTTACTCGCTTTACCAAT from Stanieria cyanosphaera PCC 7437 encodes:
- a CDS encoding class I SAM-dependent methyltransferase gives rise to the protein MAVRQDTLWQKFLQPIFNLLIERESLQQLADRIDWQTSCDRLTNSDLVYPQYYSSQNFHGIKNGYLTSGAAVTYDPVTQYVLPPNETWVRQELIQVIAGQPRRILDLGCGTGSTTIMLKQAFPDAEVIGLDLSPYMLVMADYKAKQAGLNIQWQHGKAEATPFANQQFDLVTASLLFHETPPAISQAILQECFRLLVPGGQVIILDGNQKTLRHTEWLTNIFEEPYIQAYAASSVDAWLGAAGFVNIRTEEVWLTNQVSWGQKPIPSNHPIQLQSIDNGQMPSPAW
- a CDS encoding HAD family hydrolase encodes the protein MTLKAILFDFNGVIINDEAIHQELINHILLGENLRPEESEYREICLGRSDRICLKNILVHRGRFVTDEYIDKLVANKSLAYQEKLTQLETLPIYPEITEFLAQIQQRGLIIGLVTGALKAEVQLVLQRAKIESYFSVIVAGDDINQSKPEPDGYLLAVQLINQNNHNLNLQPSECLAIEDTYAGIEAAKKAGIQVVGIANTHPFHMLQRKANWTVDYLSDLELDRINQVCLSL
- the ispE gene encoding 4-(cytidine 5'-diphospho)-2-C-methyl-D-erythritol kinase, which translates into the protein MHSYSLIAPAKINLYLEILGDRYDGFHELVMILQSIELADKIHIKPSDAEDIRLHCNHPQVPKDKSNLAYRAAKLICDTFPDVYANYGGIDLTIEKNIPVAAGLAGGSTNAAAVLVGLNLMWQLGLTHPELQDLAAQLGSDIPFCLSGGTAIATGRGEKLDPIRNLNNLWVVLAKYNNLSVSTAWAYQTYRQQYSQSYLSDPEDIKLRRAEVHSSPLVKAIIEQNGVKIGKLLYNDLEKIVLTHHSQVAQVKIAFAELDVLGTMMSGSGPTVFALCESEQKAQQVKQQVEASISDPELSLWVTKLSSGGIQLADDH